In Leishmania donovani BPK282A1 complete genome, chromosome 19, the sequence GTACGGGTATCTGATGAAgcgcatggcggcggcggacccGAAGAAAATCGCTGCGGTGCAGGCGGAGACGGGCAAGACACTCACGTACCCGGAGCTGATGAAGGCGACGGAGCACGCGGCGAAAGCACTGCACCAGCATGGCGTGCGGAAGGGCGACgttgtgtgcctgtgcatgCTGAACACGATCGTGTACGGCCCGCTGGTGTACGGCACGCTGCGCCTCGGCGCGATCGCGTCGACGGTGAACGCCGTGgcaacggcgtcgacgcTGGCGTACCACTTCAAGGCGAACGGTGCGAAGGTGGTGCTGGGCATGCACTTCTTCCAGAAGCAGCTCGCggaggccgtggcgctggTAGAGCAGGAGACCGGGCGGAAGGTCCAGGTGCTGTACCCGGAGGAGTTCTTCAAGACAGACGCTCCCGAGATCCCTGCGGACTACGACGGGCTGAAGGGGGCCACGCCGAACGACACCGTGGCCATCCTCTTCTCGAGCGGCACGACCGGCATGCCGAAGGGTGTGCAGCTGACGAACCGTGCGCTCATTGCGTGCTCGGAGCAGTCCGCCAGCGCGTTCGGCGTTGGCTCGCAGGACACCGCCGTGACCGTTCTTCCGCTGTTTCACGTCTTCGGGTTCACGGCGTGCATGAACTGCATGTTCGCCTACGCCGCGACGCAGGTGGTGATGTCCAAGTACTCGGTCGAGGACTACGTGCGCGCGATTGAGAAGTACAAGGCGACGGTCAACCTCGTCGCCCCGCCGATCCTCATCTCGCTGGTGAAGAACGCGGACAAGGTGAAGCGGCACGACCTGTCGTCGCTCAAgcgcttctgctcctcgtcggcgccgcttgGAGCGGACGTGGTGGAcacggtggagcagctgatCCCTGGCTGCGCTGTCACCCAGGGCTACGGCATGACGGAGATGGCGCCGACGGTGACGGCACCGCTGTGGGGCCAACGGTGCACGCCAGGCTGCTGCGGGAGCCTGATACCCGACACGGAGCTACGCATCGTGAAGGTGGACGACAGCCAGCAGAGCGGCGCGGATAAGTCTTGCGGCATCGACGCAGAGCCCGGCGCGGAGGGTgaggtgtgggtgcgtggtCCGCAGATGATGAAGGGCTATTTGCGCGATGAGGACACGGCCATGTGCATGCAGGACGGCTGGTACCGCACTGGCGACATCGGCAGGATGCTGGAGACTGACGAGCTGATGATCACGGACCGGCTGAAGGAGCTGATCAAGTACAAGGGCTTTCAGGTGTCGCCGGCTTCCCTGGAGGCGCTCTTGCTGACGCACCCGTGGGTGAAGGACTGCGTGGTGATTGGCGTGCCGGACCCGCGCGACGTGAGCTTCGAGAACCCGCGTGCGCTCGTCGTGCTGCAGCCCTCTGTGTCCCCAGAGGACGCCGTCCGTGCGTCGGACGAGCTGTACCGCTTCGTGATGATAAGCATGCCCCCGCACAAGCGGCTGcacggcggtgtgcgcgtcgtGGACGAGATTCCTCGCAACGCCGCTGGCAAGGTGATGCGGCGTCAGGTGCGCCAGGatgaggtggcgctgctgaaggggCAGAACAGCGATAGCGGTGCACCAGAGACTACCAAGGAAGGTACCGCTACTACTaccactgcagctgcgtagTTTGAGAGATGATNNNNNNNNNNNNNNNNNNNNNNNNNNNNNNNNNNNNNNNNNNNNNNNNNNNNNNNNNNNNNNNNNNNNNNNNNNNNNNNNNNNNNNNNNNNNNNNNNNNCGGACCCGCGCGACGTGAGCTTCGAGAACCCGCGTGCGCTCGTCGTGCTGCAGCCCTCTGTGTCCCCAGAGGACGCCGTCCGTGCGTCGGACGAGCTGTACCGCTTCGTGATGATAAGCATGCCCCCGCACAAGCGGCTGcacggcggtgtgcgcgtcgtGGACGAGATTCCTCGCAACGCCGCTGGCAAGGTGATGCGGCGTCAGGTGCGCCAGGatgaggtggcgctgctgaaggggCAGAACAGCGATAGCGGTGCACCAGAGACTACCAAGGAAGGTACCGCTACTACTaccactgcagctgcgtagTTTGAGAGATGATTCAAGGCGAATATGCAACAgcctgtgtgggtgtgggtgtccAAGCCCTCGTGCTCTTTGCGCTACCTGCATCTTACTCTGCCTCAACGCGAAAGCAgcttgcccctccccctcctccgagTCCCATCTGCCAGTGCGTTTTCGCGATGTCAGTGCGTGTGTTtctctttcgtttttgtgGTTGcattttgttgttgttttaCGTCTGTGTGCTGTTTGGGGTTGGAACACGTCCCCGCCATCCGCAGGCTcactcgcgctgctgttTGCTTTCTTGTCTGCATCTGGTGGTGTACTTGTTACTTCCGTCTCGCGTAaccggcaccaccaccaccttgtCGGGCGGCTCACATACGTGCTGGTACTGCTGCTTGAGACACCACCCTCTTCCCCACTGCCAACGCCGGCCTTTGTtcgttctctttttttctgcgcTCTCTTTTCGCCTGCCTTATACCTCAATAATCGAGCTGCTGATGGTGCGTCGTCCTCTTGTTGTTtgttcgctttttttttcgtagAGCGCCTGCTGTCCTGTTTTTGTCCCCTGTAggtatgtgcatgtgtgtgtgtctcaaGTGCTGGAGTGGATTGCACGGCACTTTCCGttttctctccatctctctgaTGGTGCTAGTtgataaaaaaaaaaagaaggaggtgTCTGTGTATTCGGATCCCCTCTCTCTGGACCTGAGGCTGTCTGCATACCGGTATCATCGCTTTGCcttttctcccccctcctcctcctcctcctcctcctcctccgtccagctcgctctctttctctctccagCGTGGCGTTGCGTCGCCTGTCTTGCTGCTTATACGCTCGTCCAAAACGAAACAtattttgttgttgtttccgccctcccccatctTTTCGTTCCCTTTTCAAGtgcccttccccctccccctttttttttctttttctcggCTTCCTGGTTGACGCTTTCTCCCACTtcgccccctctcctcaAGACaatgtgcttgtgtgcatgtgtatgcacatgtgtgtgtggagctATTTCGAGTGGCGTAAGGGtcttgcttctctttttcaCTGCCCTCtgccacccccacccctagCCCCCGTGGGTACTAATGGGCCCTTAAAGCGTTCGACCAGCTTTTTGCAGTCCCCCTCTCCACCGAGGTGCCTTTCTCTTTGGCGTATTCCATCTCACTTTCGCGTTTTAGTTGTTGTTTTCTCGCTTTCTCCTGATTTGAGTCGCGGCGTTGACAACGAATGTACCTGGTGTTGTATGCGTCTTCATGTCTGTGCCCTCCTGCAACCAAAGGGTGGTTGCGACAGCGACTTCAATGCTGTATGATGAAATGAACGAAAGGGATGAGAAAATGAAAATGGCAAAAAGCGAAAGCCGTGTCGCGTCGCAACCAACAAAAAAACGTCTGATGAGCTGTCTCCGTTGACGAGCAG encodes:
- a CDS encoding 4-coumarate:coa ligase-like protein → MRKVNRRSATSGFACGLAAPVGLHQPRRWYFMSTAAPRAAEDMRIYKSKLPSVMDKVNRETTLYGYLMKRMAAADPKKIAAVQAETGKTLTYPELMKATEHAAKALHQHGVRKGDVVCLCMLNTIVYGPLVYGTLRLGAIASTVNAVATASTLAYHFKANGAKVVLGMHFFQKQLAEAVALVEQETGRKVQVLYPEEFFKTDAPEIPADYDGLKGATPNDTVAILFSSGTTGMPKGVQLTNRALIACSEQSASAFGVGSQDTAVTVLPLFHVFGFTACMNCMFAYAATQVVMSKYSVEDYVRAIEKYKATVNLVAPPILISLVKNADKVKRHDLSSLKRFCSSSAPLGADVVDTVEQLIPGCAVTQGYGMTEMAPTVTAPLWGQRCTPGCCGSLIPDTELRIVKVDDSQQSGADKSCGIDAEPGAEGEVWVRGPQMMKGYLRDEDTAMCMQDGWYRTGDIGRMLETDELMITDRLKELIKYKGFQVSPASLEALLLTHPWVKDCVVIGVPDPRDVSFENPRALVVLQPSVSPEDAVRASDELYRFVMISMPPHKRLHGGVRVVDEIPRNAAGKVMRRQVRQDEVALLKGQNSDSGAPETTKEGTATTTTAAA